TTTCTATCAGAAGATATGAATCGTTCAGCGAATGCCCTTCTTTCCAGAAAATCAAGGCCTTAGAAGACCCTAATTCATTTGAAAAGAAATATGGGGTCCACATTTTATTCAAACAGGCTCTTGACGGTTCGGTCATTCTTGGCGATTCTCATGAATATGCCGATGCTAAAAATGCCGATGATCTTGGTTACGACCTTAATATGGAGATTGATGAATTCATGATTCATGAAGCAAAGAAAATTATTGACCTTCCTACCTATGAAATCCAGAGAAGATGGTTTGGGGTTTATTCCCAGTGCAAGACCAAAGACATTTTTGAGCACAGCCCATCTGCCAATATTCATATTGTAACGGGTATCGGAGGAAAGGGAATGACGGGAAGCGGTGGTTTCTCTAAATTTAATATTGAAAAAATTTACGCATAGAATTTAAATGAAAAATATAGAATTACTGGTTCTGGATATGGCCGGAACAACAATTGACGAGGATAATGTAGTGTATAAAACCCTTACGGATGCTGTGAATGATTATGGCTATGAGGTAAGCCTTGATAAAGTATTATCTACCTGCGCCGGAATGGAAAAACTGGAAGCCATCACCAGCCTGCTGAAAGAAATTAACGGTAATGAGGAAGATGCTCCGGCTATTTTTGAAAATTTTTCTGACCAGCTAAAAGAATCATACCAGAACCTTGAAGTAAGACCCATCAACGGAACGGAAGATTTTCTTCTGAAAATGAAAGCCCAACATAAAAAAATAGTTTTAAATACAGGGTACACTTCCGAAATCGCTCATCAGCTTTTAAGTAAACTGAACTGGAAAGAAACGATTCATTTTGATGCCCTGATTACAGCAGATGATGTTTCAGAAAGCCGCCCAAGCCCGGAAATGATCCATCTTGCAATGAAGAAATTCAATATCACTGAAGCGGGTAAGGTTCTAAAAGCCGGAGATTCCGTGATTGATATTGAAGAAGGAAAAAATGCCGGCTGCGGATTGACAATCGCCGTACTTTCCGGTGCTCAGGGCAGGGAAGAGCTTGCGCGGGCAGAACCTGATTATATTTTGAATACGATTTCTGAGGCTGAAGGTATTCTTTAACAACTTCTTTTCACCCCTGAATTATTAATTCAGCCTCATTTTTTTACATACTGATGCACAAATGTTTTCATGATGATACTGTTGAAAATGTTTGTGCTTTTTTGACTACTAAATCAGGAATTTGATACCCTTCCGGTACAGCGGAGTGTAGAACTTTGGCTGATATTTTTGTAAAAACAAGAGATTTCAGTAAACTTAAAAACAACTGATATTTTTTAATCATTTTGTGGCTTTACGGCTTTTACTATTCTCATTTACAGGAACTTTTTAATTATCAATTAATTAATTTTCCGTTCACACATGTTTACAAATAGTAAACTAATTTTACAATTATTAAAAATAAATTACTATTTGTAAACTTTTCTTTTTCAAAACCCTTTTCCCATGAAAACAAAACTATTCTCAATGGCGGTTGTAATGAGCTGTTTCCTTGGAGCTCAGACCAAAAAAGTTCTATTTATCGGTATTGACGGATGCCGTGCAGACGTAATGATGTCTACTTCTACCCCCAACATCCAGAACCTCATCAGCCAGTCTATTTACTCTCTCGACGGGCTTTGCGCTGCCACCACCTGGAGCGGAAACGGCTGGAGCACTATGCTTACCGGGGTATGGCACACGAAGCACAATGTTCAGGATAACAATTTCACAAGCCCGAACTATGCCAATTACCCGGACTTTCTCACAAGAGCTGAAACTTTTAATCCCAGCTTAAGAACCATTTCCCTGGCTCACTGGTCTCCGATCAATGATAAAATTGTGCAGAATGCAGACGTAAAAACCAATCTTGCCACGGATCTTGCCGTAAAAAATGCTGCGGTAAACGCTTTGCAGAACGACAATCCGGATATTCTTTTTGTAGACTTCGATGATGTGGATCATGCCGGTCATTCTTACGGTTTCTCTTCAACGGTTCCGCAATATGTTTCTTCGATCCAGACCACAGATACCTTTATCGGGGAAATTGTTACTGCAATGAAAAACAGGCCGACCTATGCCAATGAAGACTGGCTGGTAGTACTGACCACAGATCACGGAGCGGTAGAAACCTCTCATGGAGGAGGCGCTTTATCTGAAAGAAACATTTTTACCGTGTATTCCAATCCGGGATTTACTCCTCAGCAGATCAGCAAAACGGTTCTGGAATCCAACAAAACATTCAATCAACTCAACTTTCCTGCAGGAACGTATGCAAAACCGGCTAATCAGGCTGCTTTTAACTTTGGAGCCACTCAGGATTTCACCATTGAATTTTGGGTCAAGCCAAATGCTTCCTATAGCAGTGATCCTGTAATGCTTGGTAATAAAAACTGGGCAAGCGGAAAAAATAAAGGAATCATTTTCT
This portion of the Chryseobacterium arthrosphaerae genome encodes:
- a CDS encoding alkaline phosphatase family protein is translated as MKTKLFSMAVVMSCFLGAQTKKVLFIGIDGCRADVMMSTSTPNIQNLISQSIYSLDGLCAATTWSGNGWSTMLTGVWHTKHNVQDNNFTSPNYANYPDFLTRAETFNPSLRTISLAHWSPINDKIVQNADVKTNLATDLAVKNAAVNALQNDNPDILFVDFDDVDHAGHSYGFSSTVPQYVSSIQTTDTFIGEIVTAMKNRPTYANEDWLVVLTTDHGAVETSHGGGALSERNIFTVYSNPGFTPQQISKTVLESNKTFNQLNFPAGTYAKPANQAAFNFGATQDFTIEFWVKPNASYSSDPVMLGNKNWASGKNKGIIFSGYSGQTFKMNIGDGTNRIDLTGGKAETNKWKHIAASFDRDGLVTLYEDGVPVTFAKMSSIGNIDSGLPLTLNQDGTNTYSPNLAASYKDIRIWKSALPNDVIVNWANQDITPSHPYYAQLLANWKCNETSGNTLADSSSNANNMAITGAPVYNANTTNNFKIYDYTSTTRETDHFPTVLNWLCIPVQSSWGIDGINRIPACSNEILATREIKTAADDLKIFPNPASATIAFQYKSEDKSIKADIIDAKGILISTHHLKSSNGYYDEKLNIESLAAGMYFLKINGTQKSLTKTFIKR
- a CDS encoding HAD-IA family hydrolase, whose translation is MKNIELLVLDMAGTTIDEDNVVYKTLTDAVNDYGYEVSLDKVLSTCAGMEKLEAITSLLKEINGNEEDAPAIFENFSDQLKESYQNLEVRPINGTEDFLLKMKAQHKKIVLNTGYTSEIAHQLLSKLNWKETIHFDALITADDVSESRPSPEMIHLAMKKFNITEAGKVLKAGDSVIDIEEGKNAGCGLTIAVLSGAQGREELARAEPDYILNTISEAEGIL